ACGGGGCCGGAGATGGCGACGCTGTCCGAGCGCACCGTGCGCGCGCTGCGAGAAGCGCGCACGGGGACGCCGCCGACAGCGTTCGCTCTCGCCAGGAAGCTGCGCCAGCCGCACGTCCGGCGCGGCCTGGGCGCGGCGCTCGCGATCCTGGAGGCGCTCGGCGAGGGCGCGCATCCCGTCACCCCGGGTGAGGCGATCGCCCCCACCACGAGCGCGCCTCCGCGCGAGCGCGCCCGTCCGGCGGCCGCTCCTATGGCGCGGCCTGCGCAAGCGGCGGTCTCATCGACCCCGGCGACCGCTCCCAGGACGGGACCGGACGGCCGGGGGATGGTGGTCGGGGACCGCACCGTTCCGCTCGACGCCGACGGATTCCTGGTCGACCCCGCGGACTGGTCGCCCGACGTGGCCGAGACCCTGGCGGCGCAGGTGGGCATCGGCCCCCTCGACGGCGACCACTGGAAAGTGATCGAATTCTGCCGCTCCGACGCGGGCCCCATGGGAGTTGCTCCCGGGCTGCGTCGCATCACCAAGGAGCTCGAGATTTCTCCCAAGGACATGTACCGGCTCTTCCCCAAGGGTCCCGGCATGCTGGCGGCCAGACTGGCCGGGCTGGGCAAGCCCAAGAGCTGCGTTTGAGGAGGTTTGACCATGAGCACGACAATGACCGATCCGCGGATGGAAACAGGCCTGGCCGCGCCGGCAACCGGAGAAGCACCGGCGCGGCGCAAGGTGGCCATCATCTGCTCGAAGGGCAGCCTGGACATGGCCTACCCCGGCCTCATCATGGCCAACGCCGCCCGCATGATGGACATAGACGCCATGATCTTCTTCACCTTCTGGGGCCTCGATGTGGTGCGTGAGAAGACCGTGGACAAGCTCCAGCCGGGCATCGTCGGTAACCCGGCGATGCACATGCCGCACATGGTGAGCGGATTGCCCGGAATGGGCGCCATGGCGGGCCGCATGATGCGCAAGCAGATCGACGCGATCGAAGTGCCACCGGTGCGGGAGCTGCTCGAGACGCTCGAGGAGTCGGGCGCGGAGCTGTATGCCTGCCACATGGCCATGGACATGATGGGCTTCACGAAAGAGGACCTGATACCGCAGGTCCACGATGTGATCACGGCGATGGAGTTTTACGAAAAGACGGAGGGTGCTCAGATCATTTTCGTCTGAACCACCTGAGTCCGAAGGAGGAGGCGCGCGGGACCGCACCCTCCGTCGTCGAACGCCACAATCAGGAGGATCTGATGAATACAAGAGCGATGCGGCCCGGCACCGTGCTGGCCGCCCTCGCGATGGGTCTGGTCGCCGCGCCCTCGGCGGCCCAGACCAACGGCTACGTTCTCCACTGCATGTCCGCGCGCGCCGCCGGCCAGGGGTGTGTAACCCGCGCCCAACCGGCTCTGCCTTCCAGCCTCTTCCGCGATCCCGCGGGCCTCGCGGCCTTCGACCGGGCCATGCTGGAGGTCAACGCGGCGCCCTTCCTGCCCTCCATAACGTTCGAGAACGCGGCGAACACCAGGGTGGACGGTACGCGGCACGTGTACCCCCTGGGCAGCGTCGCCTTCGTGGGACGTCCGCTTGGCGACCTGGCCTGGGCGGTGGGTTTCGAGCCCATCGGCGGCTTCGGCTCCGACTTTCAGTTGAAGCATGAATTGCTGAGCGGATCCACCGGTGATCTCATCGACTACGAGAGCTACTTCGCAGCCGCGAAGGCGGGCCCGGCGGTCGCCTACGAGTTGGCACCCGGACTCTCGGTGGGAGCCAGCGCGAGCCTCGTCTACGGCCAGATTCGCGACTTCCGGATGCCGTTCTCGATGCCGCCTAGCACAGCGAAGGGCATGGCCGCGATTCCGGGGCTGGACCCGGCCGTATACGGCCCGCTGTTCCAGCAGTTCACGGAATTGACCGCCTACGGCAACTCCGAAGGCTTTTCCGGATTCACCTGGGCGGCCGATCTGGGCATCGGCTACCGACGTGCCTCCGGCTTCGCGGTGTCGGCGTCCTGGGCCCCCGAGCGAGCTCTCGAGGTGGATGGTGGCGGGGCGCTGATCGACATGAGCGCGCAATTCGGGCAGATGATGATGGCAATGGTGTCGGCGCGGGCGGAAGCCTATCAGGAGGATCTCGGGCAGGCGCAGGCCGCCGTGCTGGACCAGCTCGCGGCCGCCGG
The Gemmatimonadota bacterium genome window above contains:
- a CDS encoding TusE/DsrC/DsvC family sulfur relay protein; translation: MNESMPWSTEAERSEGLREELGRLNDKLDRLTTSIALLDRRRSEAEEMVADMMPAANGAVRLAADRLWELEKNGVLETAREGAAAAAFAARQVAPADLRDLAMNAGLAVRMLGDLTGPEMATLSERTVRALREARTGTPPTAFALARKLRQPHVRRGLGAALAILEALGEGAHPVTPGEAIAPTTSAPPRERARPAAAPMARPAQAAVSSTPATAPRTGPDGRGMVVGDRTVPLDADGFLVDPADWSPDVAETLAAQVGIGPLDGDHWKVIEFCRSDAGPMGVAPGLRRITKELEISPKDMYRLFPKGPGMLAARLAGLGKPKSCV
- a CDS encoding DsrE/DsrF/DrsH-like family protein translates to MSTTMTDPRMETGLAAPATGEAPARRKVAIICSKGSLDMAYPGLIMANAARMMDIDAMIFFTFWGLDVVREKTVDKLQPGIVGNPAMHMPHMVSGLPGMGAMAGRMMRKQIDAIEVPPVRELLETLEESGAELYACHMAMDMMGFTKEDLIPQVHDVITAMEFYEKTEGAQIIFV
- a CDS encoding outer membrane protein transport protein gives rise to the protein MNTRAMRPGTVLAALAMGLVAAPSAAQTNGYVLHCMSARAAGQGCVTRAQPALPSSLFRDPAGLAAFDRAMLEVNAAPFLPSITFENAANTRVDGTRHVYPLGSVAFVGRPLGDLAWAVGFEPIGGFGSDFQLKHELLSGSTGDLIDYESYFAAAKAGPAVAYELAPGLSVGASASLVYGQIRDFRMPFSMPPSTAKGMAAIPGLDPAVYGPLFQQFTELTAYGNSEGFSGFTWAADLGIGYRRASGFAVSASWAPERALEVDGGGALIDMSAQFGQMMMAMVSARAEAYQEDLGQAQAAVLDQLAAAGIDPSVGMAAAYEAATTITLPMTAGLGMSVPLTGAWKVSGEAEWRRWSTAEDVMPFRLTGGENANINLMVNGDPADGSFTYPFPLHWQDTWTVKLGTEYALGSTALRTGFIYGENPVPHNTVFITFPAICTRALTAGVGWTLWGFPLDASYVYTSDHEALGPDAGHLLGTEYNQSRTTMNESTFTIGTTLPF